GCCGAAATGACACCGGCGGAGATACGGCGTTTTTGCACACTGGAAGGGGATGCCCAGAATCTGCTTCGTTCGGCAACCAAACAGCTGTTTCTTTCGGCCAGAGCCTACCACCGCATATTAAAATTAGCCCGCACCATTGCTGACCTTGAAAATAATGATATAATCAAATCACATCATGTGGCCGAGGCAATCCAGTATCGGCCGCGCTGGCAGGTATAAAATGAAAGAACCATTAGTTCTTCAAACCCCCCGTCTGGAATTGATACCGGCAAATTCGGACATGCTTAACTGCGAAATTCAAGATACAAAACAGCTGGGGCAGTTACTTGGGGCAGAAATCCCGACCAGCTGGCCGCCGGAAGGCTACGGCTGTGAAACCCTGAAGCGGTTACTGACAAAGTATGATGTAAAAACAGGCTATCTCAACTGGTATATCATACTTAACCAATCCGGCATTCACCGCCAGCTTATCGGTCAGGCCGGATTTAAAGGGGAACCTACCGCCGAAGGCCGCATGGAAATAGACTACTCCATATTAGAGCATTACCAGCACCACGGATACGCTATGGAAGCAGTTCACAGCCTTATCGGCTGGATACTTGGTGACCAAAGCGTCAGAGAGATTATTGCCCAGACATATCCGGAATCTATAGCCGCCCAGAAACTTCTGGTAAAAATAGGCTTCAGCGCTTCCGGTAAAGGCGCAGAGCCGGGTACAATTCTTTTTACCCTCCCGCGCGAAGACTATAAAACCGAACTGCCGCCCATATCTGAAGGAGATAAAACTATGAAAGAAGATTTAAAAGCTAATTCCCGCAAGGCTGCTGAGAGTTTCGGAGAGATGCTGGCCGCTTTCGGAAGCGCCGTCAGCGAAATATTTAATGACCCCTCGTTAAAAGAGAAGGCCAAAGAATTTGGGCGGAGTGTCTCAAATTCGGCCGGAGCTGTCACAGACCGTTTTAAAGACGAGGAGGTAAAGGTAAAATTTAAAGAAGTGGGTGACGCTGCCCAGAGTTTCGGCAAGAACGTGAGCAATATCTTCAAGGACGACAAAAAAGAACCCAAAAAGCCGGATACCGAAACTTAGATTATTTAGCAGATAGTTCACAAAATGAAACCCGGCCTGGGTACTTACAGGCGGAGATACATCTGAATATGCTCTATGCCGTCTTCCATGAAGGTATCCCCCTGGGAGGTATAACCCAAACTGGCATAGAAACCGGCCGCACTTGTCTGGGCATGCACCACCACCCTGTCTGCCTGTTCAGTTTTCAGCAGTTCGGCCGCATATTCCATAATCTTCCGCCCCAGGCCGAATTTGCGGTGGTCTCTGTCCACCGCCACTCTTTCAATCTTGGCAAGGTTTTTATCCAGCAATCTTATGCGGCAGCAGGCTAGTGCCCGTTCTCCATCAT
This sequence is a window from Dehalococcoides mccartyi 195. Protein-coding genes within it:
- a CDS encoding GNAT family N-acetyltransferase, with the protein product MKEPLVLQTPRLELIPANSDMLNCEIQDTKQLGQLLGAEIPTSWPPEGYGCETLKRLLTKYDVKTGYLNWYIILNQSGIHRQLIGQAGFKGEPTAEGRMEIDYSILEHYQHHGYAMEAVHSLIGWILGDQSVREIIAQTYPESIAAQKLLVKIGFSASGKGAEPGTILFTLPREDYKTELPPISEGDKTMKEDLKANSRKAAESFGEMLAAFGSAVSEIFNDPSLKEKAKEFGRSVSNSAGAVTDRFKDEEVKVKFKEVGDAAQSFGKNVSNIFKDDKKEPKKPDTET
- a CDS encoding GNAT family N-acetyltransferase produces the protein MVFDLRYRVFVTEQGIDPDTEYDQHDKSARHLVIHDGERALACCRIRLLDKNLAKIERVAVDRDHRKFGLGRKIMEYAAELLKTEQADRVVVHAQTSAAGFYASLGYTSQGDTFMEDGIEHIQMYLRL